Below is a window of Virgibacillus sp. NKC19-3 DNA.
TAGAAAATATTGTTAAATGTATTGAGTACGGATCACCTAAAATTAAAATAGCAAAGGACATTGCCGGGAATTTTGATGCAGACCTGATTATATGTGGAGCAACTGGTATGAATGCTGTAGAGCGATTTCTAATTGGTAGTGTTTCTGAAAGTATAACCAGATATGCAACATGTGATGTGTTAGTTATACGTTAGGTTGAACGATTGCTTTTTCTAAAATCAAAAAGGTTTTGCAGGCGGCAAACCCAAGCAAAACCTTTTCGTTTATGAGGACAATCTTACTGTATCTCTTGCTATCATTACCTCTTCATTCGTTGGGATTACAATGACTTTGACTGGCGAATGCGGGTAATTAATGAATTGCTCTCTTCCTCGGATTTGATTTAATTTGGGATCCCAGTAGATCCCCATAAATTCCAACCCATTTAATACCTTTTCTCGAATCGTGGTACTATTTTCACCAACACCTGCTGTGAAGATAATGGCATCAACACCTGACATTTTGGCAGCGTAGGATCCGATATATTTATGGATTCTACCTGCAAAAACATCCAATGCAAGTTCTGCCCGATCATTTTCCCCGGATTGCAATTCAATATCGCGCAGATCACTCGAGAATCCGGACAATGCGAGCATTCCACTCCTTTTGTTAAGCACATCGATTACTTCTTCAGCAGAGTTGCCTGTCTTTTCCATAATATATGGAATCAAGGCCGGATCTATATTTCCGGAGCGCGTCCCCATTGTGACCCCCGCTAATGGAGTGAAGCCCATAGATGTATCGATCGATTCTCCATCCTTGATTGCAGCAATACTAGCCCCATTTCCTAAATGACATGAGATTAATCGTAGTTGATTTAATGGGAGACCAATGAGTTCTGCTGCACGCTGAGATACATATTTATGGGACGTCCCATGAAACCCGTATTTACGAATGCCATAATCCTTATAATATTCATATGGTAAACTGTATAAATAGGATGATTCAGGCATTGTTTGATGAAATGCCGTATCAAACACCGCAACCATTGGAACATTTGGCAGGATTTCTTTAAATGCGCGAATACCTGTTAAATTTGCTGGATTGTGTAATGGTGCTAATTCGGAAACTTTTTCGATCTTTTGAATAACTTCATCTGTCAATTTTACGGAATCGCTAAAGTACTCCCCACCATGGACAATGCGATGTCCGACTGCATCAACCTCATCAAGTGATTCAATTACCCCGGAAGACTTTAATCCCTGCAGTAGTTTTGTTACTGCAACCTCGTGATTAGGAATGTCCTCTACTACTTCTTCTTCATTGTCATTTACTTCCAGTGTAAACACGGAATCATTCAAGCCAATTCGTTCAATCAGTCCTTTAGCTGAAACTTCCTCTTCTGGCATTTGGATTAATTGAAATTTCAATGATGAACTGCCTGCATTTATTGCTAGTATATTACTCATCGTTGTTCAACTCCCTGTTGTTATACTTTGAAAACCACGTATTCATTTGTTCCAATATATCACTCATTGCTGCAGTATTTTTAAATGATGGCATTTGTACAAGCAATGGTTGTTTTGGCGCGGATGTACCTTCTCCTGCCTTTTGAAGAATTAGGATGCTTTTCATATTTTTTTCTGATTTAAAGGCACTCTCAGGTAACCGCACAACACCAACAATATGCGCATATTGTTGCATAAAGCTATGAAGCTTGTCTGACTGATCACTGTTAAATAGAAAATCAGGAATAACAAAAATTAAATATCCACCCGTATTCGTATAATTCAGTGCTTGTTCAATGAACAAATGGTGGGAATACGAATGACCTTCATCCGCTTTTAATTCAAAATCATTTGCCCTAATATCATCGGGATAATAGCCAACCGGCAAATCGGCAACTACTAAATCTACAGGATCCAGTAAAAAGGGGCGCAAACTATCCTGATGGAAGAATTCTATTTCTTTTTGTTGTAAATTAGCATTTAACATACCCAACTGAATTAGTGTAGGATCTACCTCTCCCGCATATGCTTCTACTACCTGCCTATCCAACTGGTTCATAACTGTAGTGAGAAGGTTGGCTGTTCCACTAACAGGATCAAAAAGGCTTACCTTTTTCTTGCCTACTGTTATTTTCTCTGCAAAATACCCTACTAATAATGCCACCGTTTCGGGAGTCATTAAATGCTGTTGTTGCGTCGAATCCTTCATACCTTTCAGTATAGCTAGTTGGATTCCTTTACGGATATCTTCTACTTTATACCCACCAAAATCAACTTCCTTTAAAGCATTTTGTACTTTATAGGATAAAATGTCATCCATCGCTTTCGGAACATCTTGATAAAAGAGTACTTCCATTGTCGTTGTCAGGCTATCCAAGTATGATTCCTCTTCATGCTTTTGTATTATTTCTACTGTCTGATCTAACCACTCATATAACATTTCCACATTTGATTTCTCCATTACAAATCCTCCGCTTCTTCCTATAAGCCGTATTTATTGTACCAAATTATAACCATCTATGTACAAACTTACACATGGAAGATCCATTCACAGAAAAAGACTCCCCCGCTGCACGCGAGAGAGAATCACGAATTTATTTTGCCGCTTGAGCTGCCTTTAAAGCAGCATCATAATCGGGATGATTGGTCACCTCGTTCACATATTCCACATAAGTAACGTTATCATTGGAGTCAACAACAAAGATCGATCTGGATAATAAACGTAATTCTTTGATTAAAACCCCGTATTTTTCACCGAAGTCTGCATATCGGTGATCCGATAATGTATCAAGTTTTTTAATACCATTGGCGGCACACCAGCGCTGTTGAGCAAAAGGAAGATCCATGCTGATGGTTAATACTTGAACATTATCCATTTTATCCGCTTCCTCATTAAAACGTTTCGTTTGCTCTGAACAAACGCCTGTATCAATAGAGGGTACGACACTAATTAACTTTATCTTCCCTTTGTAATCATTTAGTGAAACGTCCTTCAAATCATTGGATACAACAGTAAAGTCTTGTGCCTGATCACCTACTTGAATTTCTGTCCCTAGCAGAGTAACAGGTTCTTGATTGAATGTAATAGTAGCCATATAATCACTTCCCCTTATCGTTTACTTCTTTTATTATGACTATAATATCAGCGCTTGTCCAACAATACAAATCATTTAAACGGAATCCATTTACATATTTACGAAGCCCTAAATATCATACTTGGAGGCTTTTTTCGTTTGTTGCTTTTCCTTATCTTCCGGCATCTTTACTTTTCCTGCATCTTTAATAATTTCCTGCACCTTTTCCACAACCTGTGGTGCGAAGTCCAACATTTTCTCATATATATGTGTACTTTGATCTAAGTGAACCATCTTAATACCTTGCTCACTCACAATTAAAAATGCCACAGGAGTAATAGAGACGCCTCCTCCACTACCACCACCAAATGGAAGCGTATCCTCCGAGGCATCAGAACTACTACTGTAAGAATTGTTAAACTCGCTCCCTCCTGCAGCAAATCCAAATCCCAGTTTTGAAACCGGTATAATTAAACTGCCATCCGGAGATTTAACCGGATCTCCAATGATAGTATTAACC
It encodes the following:
- a CDS encoding acetate kinase translates to MSNILAINAGSSSLKFQLIQMPEEEVSAKGLIERIGLNDSVFTLEVNDNEEEVVEDIPNHEVAVTKLLQGLKSSGVIESLDEVDAVGHRIVHGGEYFSDSVKLTDEVIQKIEKVSELAPLHNPANLTGIRAFKEILPNVPMVAVFDTAFHQTMPESSYLYSLPYEYYKDYGIRKYGFHGTSHKYVSQRAAELIGLPLNQLRLISCHLGNGASIAAIKDGESIDTSMGFTPLAGVTMGTRSGNIDPALIPYIMEKTGNSAEEVIDVLNKRSGMLALSGFSSDLRDIELQSGENDRAELALDVFAGRIHKYIGSYAAKMSGVDAIIFTAGVGENSTTIREKVLNGLEFMGIYWDPKLNQIRGREQFINYPHSPVKVIVIPTNEEVMIARDTVRLSS
- a CDS encoding class I SAM-dependent methyltransferase, coding for MEKSNVEMLYEWLDQTVEIIQKHEEESYLDSLTTTMEVLFYQDVPKAMDDILSYKVQNALKEVDFGGYKVEDIRKGIQLAILKGMKDSTQQQHLMTPETVALLVGYFAEKITVGKKKVSLFDPVSGTANLLTTVMNQLDRQVVEAYAGEVDPTLIQLGMLNANLQQKEIEFFHQDSLRPFLLDPVDLVVADLPVGYYPDDIRANDFELKADEGHSYSHHLFIEQALNYTNTGGYLIFVIPDFLFNSDQSDKLHSFMQQYAHIVGVVRLPESAFKSEKNMKSILILQKAGEGTSAPKQPLLVQMPSFKNTAAMSDILEQMNTWFSKYNNRELNNDE
- the tpx gene encoding thiol peroxidase translates to MATITFNQEPVTLLGTEIQVGDQAQDFTVVSNDLKDVSLNDYKGKIKLISVVPSIDTGVCSEQTKRFNEEADKMDNVQVLTISMDLPFAQQRWCAANGIKKLDTLSDHRYADFGEKYGVLIKELRLLSRSIFVVDSNDNVTYVEYVNEVTNHPDYDAALKAAQAAK
- the ytfJ gene encoding GerW family sporulation protein; this encodes MSEHPIEGLMTTAMENLKDMIEVNTIIGDPVKSPDGSLIIPVSKLGFGFAAGGSEFNNSYSSSSDASEDTLPFGGGSGGGVSITPVAFLIVSEQGIKMVHLDQSTHIYEKMLDFAPQVVEKVQEIIKDAGKVKMPEDKEKQQTKKASKYDI